Proteins encoded within one genomic window of Bacillus sp. 1NLA3E:
- a CDS encoding NADH-quinone oxidoreductase subunit J — protein sequence MTLSGELIAFMGLALVAIIGGVLLLNLNKVVHMVIALVFTFISIAGIYVLLSAEFIAVVQILIYSGAITIIMLFGIMLTRHNDQDMPKEGWVRKFFLLIGVIGFAAVFYFGIYDLDIPAAQTTLHVNNTEQIGKTIFSKYTIPFELTSVVLLVTLIGAIILAKKDDEKGAENE from the coding sequence ATGACCTTATCAGGTGAATTAATTGCATTTATGGGCCTTGCGCTAGTGGCGATCATTGGCGGTGTGCTCCTCTTGAACCTTAACAAAGTGGTTCACATGGTCATCGCCCTCGTGTTTACTTTTATCAGTATTGCCGGCATATACGTCCTGTTATCAGCTGAATTTATTGCCGTCGTGCAAATCCTTATTTATTCTGGCGCCATCACCATCATTATGCTGTTCGGCATCATGCTTACACGCCATAACGATCAAGACATGCCAAAAGAAGGCTGGGTACGAAAATTTTTCCTACTCATTGGTGTAATCGGATTTGCGGCTGTCTTCTATTTCGGGATATATGACCTTGATATCCCAGCAGCCCAAACAACATTACATGTAAATAACACAGAGCAGATCGGTAAAACAATATTTTCAAAATACACCATTCCATTTGAATTAACATCAGTCGTACTATTAGTTACCTTAATTGGCGCAATTATACTTGCCAAGAAAGACGACGAAAAGGGGGCAGAAAACGAATGA
- the nuoI gene encoding NADH-quinone oxidoreductase subunit NuoI encodes MLGLMKGLKYTLKNLTREKLTYDYPNKPLPLPDRFRGIQKFYPEKCIVCNQCSAICPTDCIQLTGKKHPDPSKKGKIIDTYDINFELCILCDLCTEVCPTEAIIMTNNFELAEYSRDALFKNLEWLDENDQNVRQVNKP; translated from the coding sequence ATGCTTGGATTAATGAAAGGCTTGAAATATACCCTAAAAAACCTGACGCGGGAAAAGTTAACCTATGACTATCCAAACAAACCACTTCCGCTCCCGGATCGTTTCCGCGGCATCCAAAAATTTTATCCGGAAAAGTGTATTGTTTGTAATCAGTGTTCAGCAATCTGTCCAACAGACTGTATTCAACTAACAGGGAAAAAGCACCCCGACCCGTCGAAAAAGGGTAAAATCATTGATACCTATGATATTAACTTTGAACTCTGTATCCTATGCGACTTGTGCACAGAAGTATGTCCAACCGAAGCCATCATTATGACCAACAACTTCGAACTAGCTGAATATAGCCGTGATGCACTATTCAAAAACCTTGAATGGCTGGACGAAAATGACCAAAATGTACGGCAGGTGAACAAACCATGA
- the nuoH gene encoding NADH-quinone oxidoreductase subunit NuoH yields MIDELLHASSGWGNFGIFFLLGTILLLVVLGFVTFAILAERKVMGFMQLRMGPNQLGGPWGLLQTAADVLKLLLKEDTIPKLADRPLFIIAPVIAFAPSFMVLATIPFTDKLQFADIGVGLLYYIAISGISTVGIVTAGWASNNKYALLGGMRAAAQMISYEIPLVMSLLGVILLSGSLNLNDIVAAQQNGWFILLQPVAFIVFLIAAVAELNRVPFDLPESESELVAGFHVEYSGFRWAFFMLSEYVYMFAMSALITVIFLGGWLPLPFLGFIPGAVWFAFKFSAVVFFLIWIRVTFPRLRADQLMEFGWKILLPVALANIFITAIIKELVKLF; encoded by the coding sequence TTACATTTGCCATCTTAGCCGAGCGTAAAGTAATGGGTTTTATGCAGCTTCGAATGGGACCTAACCAACTAGGGGGTCCATGGGGGCTATTACAAACAGCGGCTGACGTATTAAAATTATTGTTAAAAGAAGACACGATTCCGAAACTTGCGGATCGACCATTATTTATTATCGCTCCAGTGATTGCCTTTGCACCGTCCTTTATGGTGTTGGCGACTATTCCATTTACCGACAAACTTCAGTTTGCCGATATCGGAGTCGGATTGCTTTATTATATAGCGATTTCAGGAATTTCTACTGTCGGAATCGTAACTGCTGGGTGGGCGTCAAATAATAAATACGCTCTTCTCGGTGGAATGCGTGCAGCGGCCCAAATGATTTCCTATGAAATCCCGCTCGTGATGTCGCTGTTAGGTGTCATTCTTTTAAGTGGAAGCTTAAATTTAAATGATATCGTCGCAGCACAGCAAAATGGCTGGTTTATTCTCCTTCAACCAGTAGCCTTTATCGTTTTCTTAATCGCTGCAGTGGCCGAGTTAAACCGGGTACCATTCGACTTACCAGAATCAGAATCTGAGCTTGTCGCTGGATTCCATGTCGAGTATTCAGGCTTCCGTTGGGCATTCTTTATGCTGTCAGAATATGTATATATGTTTGCCATGTCTGCGTTAATTACCGTCATTTTCTTAGGCGGTTGGCTGCCACTTCCGTTCTTAGGATTTATTCCTGGAGCAGTCTGGTTTGCCTTCAAATTCAGCGCCGTTGTCTTTTTCTTAATCTGGATTCGGGTAACGTTCCCACGTTTGCGAGCGGACCAGTTAATGGAATTTGGTTGGAAAATTCTTTTGCCAGTAGCACTAGCAAACATCTTCATAACCGCAATCATAAAAGAACTAGTCAAATTGTTTTAA
- the nuoK gene encoding NADH-quinone oxidoreductase subunit NuoK, translated as MSSTPISIYLTLALILFCIGLYGALTKRNTVIVLISIELMLNAVNINLVTFSKYGVAPSIDGQIFALFAIAIAAAEAALGLAILMALYRNRKTVNIDEINTMKN; from the coding sequence ATGAGCTCAACGCCCATTTCAATCTATCTTACCTTAGCACTAATCCTGTTTTGCATCGGCCTTTACGGCGCCCTAACAAAAAGAAACACCGTAATCGTCCTAATCTCAATTGAACTAATGCTGAACGCGGTTAACATTAACCTCGTCACCTTCAGCAAATACGGCGTCGCACCGTCAATCGACGGACAAATCTTTGCCCTATTCGCCATCGCCATCGCCGCAGCCGAGGCAGCACTCGGACTCGCGATCCTCATGGCGCTATACCGCAACCGCAAAACCGTAAACATCGACGAAATCAACACAATGAAAAATTAG